A DNA window from Streptococcus sp. LPB0220 contains the following coding sequences:
- a CDS encoding LiaF transmembrane domain-containing protein produces MRKKLIGVFLILLAALLLLQGYFVKWDISIWTLAWVTLLAVLSLSSFLKRHFGWGFIYGLLALFCLNGQYHFLPVSNSVVILSSILAVIGLNILFKPSKKTKARLASYSAGSMNKSDSNDIDVTFSTVTKYLNDQHFTHGSADVSMGEASVYFDNCRIEGPSAQFVVDVSLGSLSLYVPSDWRVHVHVDNSLSAIQHQENPSALTSKDFYITGDVSLGNLEIIYVGANSFS; encoded by the coding sequence ATGAGAAAAAAATTAATTGGAGTATTCTTAATCCTTTTAGCAGCCTTACTCCTTTTACAAGGCTATTTTGTAAAATGGGACATTAGCATCTGGACCTTAGCTTGGGTTACCTTGCTTGCCGTCCTATCCCTCTCTAGTTTCTTAAAACGCCATTTTGGTTGGGGCTTCATCTATGGACTTTTAGCCCTCTTTTGTCTCAATGGGCAATACCATTTCCTTCCGGTGTCCAATTCAGTTGTCATCCTTTCCTCGATTCTCGCAGTGATTGGGCTCAATATTTTGTTTAAACCCTCTAAGAAAACAAAAGCCCGCCTAGCTTCCTATTCTGCTGGATCCATGAATAAGTCGGATAGCAATGACATCGATGTCACTTTTTCAACAGTGACAAAGTATCTCAATGACCAACACTTTACTCACGGAAGTGCAGATGTGAGTATGGGAGAAGCTTCGGTTTATTTTGACAATTGCCGCATCGAAGGTCCGTCAGCCCAGTTTGTTGTCGATGTTTCCCTTGGAAGTTTGAGTCTCTATGTACCAAGTGATTGGCGTGTCCATGTTCATGTGGATAATTCCCTCTCAGCGATCCAACATCAGGAAAATCCAAGTGCTCTTACTAGCAAGGATTTCTACATTACAGGCGATGTCTCCTTAGGAAATCTGGAAATTATCTATGTGGGAGCGAATTCGTTTTCTTAA
- the rpmB gene encoding 50S ribosomal protein L28, with product MAKVCYFTGRKTVSGNNRSHAMNQTKRAVKPNLQKVTVLIDGKPKKVWASARALKSGKVERV from the coding sequence ATGGCTAAAGTATGTTATTTCACAGGTCGTAAGACTGTATCAGGTAACAACCGTTCACACGCTATGAACCAAACAAAACGTGCCGTAAAACCAAACCTTCAAAAAGTAACTGTCCTTATCGATGGTAAACCTAAAAAAGTTTGGGCTTCAGCTCGTGCATTGAAATCTGGTAAAGTAGAACGCGTTTAA
- a CDS encoding Asp23/Gls24 family envelope stress response protein — translation MTVKINTKDGQIELTDEVIATVVGGAATEIFGVVGMASKNAIKDNFQALLGKENFSKGVVVKTTEAGTIAVDVYTVLSYGTKISEVSKNIQERVKFSLENQLGITTDTVNVYIQNIKIVGE, via the coding sequence ATGACAGTAAAAATCAATACAAAGGACGGTCAAATTGAATTGACTGATGAGGTTATCGCAACTGTTGTAGGCGGTGCTGCTACTGAGATATTCGGTGTGGTTGGAATGGCCAGCAAAAATGCGATCAAAGATAATTTCCAAGCCCTCCTAGGGAAAGAAAACTTCTCTAAAGGTGTTGTTGTCAAAACAACGGAAGCAGGAACTATCGCAGTTGATGTTTACACTGTTTTGAGCTATGGAACAAAGATTAGCGAAGTCTCAAAAAATATTCAAGAACGTGTGAAATTTAGTTTGGAAAATCAACTTGGAATCACTACGGATACTGTGAATGTCTATATTCAAAATATCAAGATTGTGGGAGAATAA
- a CDS encoding DAK2 domain-containing protein, giving the protein MANITTSLFQEMVQAGSTRLNKQAEYVNSLNVFPVPDGDTGTNMGMTIENGAKEVSDRSASTVGEAAGIFAKGLLMGARGNSGVITSQLFRGFSQSVKDKEELDGAALAAAFQSGVEVAYKAVMKPVEGTILTVSRGAAIGAKKKAESTNDAVEVMRAALEGAKTALAKTPDMLPVLKEVGVVDSGGQGLVFIYEGFLSALTGEFIASEEFQATPATMSEMINAEHHKSVAGHVATEDIKFGYCTEIMVALKQGPTYVKDFDYDEFRNYLNNLGDSLLVVNDDEIVKVHVHTEDPGLVMQEGLKYGSLVKVKVDNMRNQHEAQVEKEERQAKPVEEKEYAIIAVVAGDGLADIFKAQGVDYIISGGQTMNPSTEDFVKAVEELNARNIIILPNNKNILMAAQSAAEVIEQPAAVVETKTIPQGLTSLLAFDESKSIEENYERMSASLGDVVSGSVTTAVRDTTIDGLEIHENDNLGMVDGKIVVSNPDMMETLEETFAHMLDEDSEIVTIYVGEDGSEELANELAQALAEKYEDVEVEIHQGGQPVYPYLFSVE; this is encoded by the coding sequence GTGGCTAATATTACTACAAGTTTATTTCAAGAAATGGTTCAAGCGGGGTCTACGCGCTTAAATAAACAAGCGGAATATGTAAACTCTTTGAACGTCTTTCCTGTACCAGATGGAGATACAGGAACCAATATGGGAATGACCATCGAAAATGGGGCCAAAGAAGTATCTGACCGTTCTGCATCAACTGTTGGAGAAGCAGCAGGGATCTTCGCTAAAGGTCTCTTGATGGGTGCGCGTGGGAACTCAGGAGTCATCACTTCTCAATTGTTCCGCGGATTTTCTCAAAGTGTCAAAGACAAAGAAGAATTGGATGGAGCAGCACTTGCAGCAGCCTTCCAATCTGGGGTAGAAGTTGCTTATAAAGCCGTTATGAAGCCGGTTGAAGGAACCATTTTGACGGTTTCTCGTGGAGCAGCCATCGGGGCTAAGAAAAAAGCAGAATCTACCAACGATGCAGTAGAAGTTATGCGTGCCGCTCTTGAAGGAGCTAAAACTGCTCTTGCGAAGACTCCAGATATGTTGCCAGTCTTGAAAGAAGTTGGCGTGGTAGACTCTGGTGGTCAAGGGTTGGTCTTCATCTATGAAGGATTCTTGTCAGCCTTGACAGGTGAATTCATCGCTTCTGAAGAGTTCCAAGCAACACCTGCAACCATGTCAGAAATGATCAATGCAGAACACCACAAGTCAGTCGCTGGCCATGTCGCAACTGAAGACATCAAGTTTGGTTACTGTACAGAAATCATGGTCGCTTTGAAACAAGGTCCAACCTATGTCAAAGACTTCGATTATGATGAATTCCGTAACTATTTGAACAACCTTGGGGATTCTCTATTGGTGGTGAATGACGATGAGATTGTCAAAGTTCACGTCCATACAGAAGATCCAGGTCTTGTCATGCAAGAAGGTCTTAAGTACGGAAGCTTGGTCAAGGTGAAAGTCGACAACATGCGTAACCAACACGAAGCGCAAGTTGAAAAAGAAGAACGTCAAGCCAAACCAGTTGAAGAAAAAGAATATGCCATCATCGCAGTAGTTGCTGGTGATGGATTGGCTGATATCTTTAAAGCGCAAGGAGTTGATTACATCATCTCTGGTGGTCAAACCATGAACCCATCGACAGAAGACTTTGTCAAAGCAGTTGAAGAGTTGAATGCGCGCAACATCATTATCTTGCCAAACAACAAAAATATCTTGATGGCCGCTCAATCTGCAGCAGAAGTGATTGAGCAACCTGCAGCAGTTGTTGAGACCAAGACCATCCCTCAAGGATTGACTAGTCTTCTTGCCTTTGATGAAAGCAAATCAATCGAAGAAAACTACGAACGCATGAGCGCTTCATTGGGCGATGTTGTGTCTGGTAGTGTGACAACAGCGGTTCGCGATACCACTATTGATGGGCTTGAAATCCATGAAAATGATAATCTTGGAATGGTCGATGGCAAAATCGTTGTTTCAAACCCAGATATGATGGAAACCTTGGAAGAAACATTCGCTCATATGTTGGATGAAGACAGTGAAATTGTGACCATCTATGTCGGTGAAGACGGAAGTGAGGAGTTGGCAAATGAATTGGCCCAAGCCCTTGCTGAAAAATACGAAGATGTAGAAGTAGAAATCCACCAAGGTGGCCAACCTGTCTACCCATACTTGTTTAGTGTAGAATAA
- a CDS encoding SP0191 family lipoprotein yields the protein MKKFFVTLGLAILVLTGCSQSQTKKTTTASSSSSSTVKKEVKNEEKTTTLVGDINGTKHRDIIKSKGDKVENLRIEVTADLPQQLRTIAAEKSPEELTAAIQALLEQNEDYKKLKTVPGFSLEYTVTPEKKLLSTSVIDLNQIDAKSLEEISYFKDAGLNDLKNMKADALVKALKLHGMKEEGQ from the coding sequence ATGAAGAAATTTTTTGTAACCCTTGGGCTAGCCATTTTGGTATTGACTGGTTGTTCGCAATCCCAAACGAAGAAAACTACAACCGCTAGCTCATCTAGCAGTTCCACTGTTAAAAAAGAAGTAAAAAATGAAGAAAAAACCACAACCTTAGTAGGAGATATCAATGGAACAAAACACCGGGATATCATCAAATCTAAGGGAGATAAGGTTGAAAACCTTCGTATCGAAGTGACAGCTGATCTGCCCCAACAACTTAGAACTATCGCAGCAGAGAAGTCACCTGAAGAACTTACAGCAGCCATTCAAGCTTTGCTGGAGCAAAATGAAGACTACAAGAAGCTAAAAACCGTTCCCGGTTTTAGTTTGGAATACACAGTCACACCAGAAAAAAAATTGCTCTCAACCAGTGTGATTGACCTCAACCAAATTGACGCCAAGTCTCTTGAAGAAATTTCTTACTTCAAAGATGCTGGTCTCAATGATTTGAAAAACATGAAGGCAGATGCCTTGGTCAAGGCCTTGAAACTGCATGGTATGAAAGAAGAAGGTCAGTAA
- a CDS encoding ABC transporter ATP-binding protein has translation MSVIRVENLNKSIKGKVILEDLSFTVERGDCLALIGPNGAGKTTLMNCLLGDRKATSGTIEVEGKAPGHPQLKASVSYLPQENAIVQKLTVQELINFFRSIYPNPLTWEEIDDLLRFSLEQKKQLASKLSGGQKRLLSFVLTLIGCPSLLFLDEPTAGMDTSTRQRFWEIVGHLKDQGVTIVYSSHYIEEVEHTADRILVLHQGHLLRDTTPLAMRSEEVEKHFTLPLRYQALVAEMEDIGQVVIKPDALQVVTRDANRLWRRLQEESCSIQEIEVTNRSLLDSIFENTKEVGREDETHESSWRG, from the coding sequence ATGAGTGTCATTAGAGTAGAGAACTTGAACAAAAGTATCAAAGGAAAGGTGATCCTAGAAGATCTTTCTTTCACAGTGGAGAGAGGGGATTGTCTGGCCTTGATTGGACCAAACGGAGCTGGGAAAACAACCTTGATGAACTGTCTGCTGGGAGATAGGAAGGCGACTTCTGGAACTATTGAAGTAGAGGGAAAAGCTCCTGGTCATCCTCAGTTAAAGGCTAGTGTCTCTTATCTCCCTCAAGAGAATGCCATCGTGCAAAAGCTAACCGTGCAGGAACTGATCAACTTCTTTCGCTCTATTTATCCCAACCCCTTAACATGGGAAGAAATTGATGATCTATTGCGATTCAGTCTGGAACAAAAGAAGCAATTGGCTAGTAAGTTGTCTGGTGGTCAAAAGCGCCTCTTATCCTTTGTTCTAACCTTGATTGGTTGTCCGAGTCTTTTGTTTTTGGACGAGCCAACTGCGGGAATGGATACGTCCACTCGCCAACGCTTTTGGGAAATCGTCGGGCATTTAAAGGACCAAGGTGTAACTATTGTCTATTCTTCCCATTACATCGAGGAAGTAGAGCACACAGCCGATCGAATTTTGGTCTTGCATCAGGGGCATTTGCTTCGGGATACGACTCCACTAGCTATGAGAAGCGAAGAGGTAGAAAAACATTTTACCTTGCCTTTGCGCTACCAAGCTCTAGTGGCAGAGATGGAAGACATTGGTCAAGTGGTCATTAAACCCGATGCCCTTCAGGTTGTGACACGGGACGCCAATCGTTTGTGGAGGCGATTGCAAGAAGAAAGCTGTTCAATCCAAGAGATTGAAGTGACCAATAGAAGTTTATTGGATTCTATTTTTGAAAATACAAAGGAAGTAGGTAGAGAAGATGAAACGCATGAAAGCTCTTGGCGTGGTTGA
- a CDS encoding ABC transporter permease codes for MKRMKALGVVEWHLTKRQAIYYLLSIGMPTAFYLFFSGMYQDTPGAPAHFMRDYLLSMTAFSMMSTAIFSFPTVLETDRLNNWQKVLRHTPVSMVEYYLIKVVGLFVDFLLSIGVVFTVGHVVRHVDMPLQDWVLSAFILILGSLAFVAIGLVLTLLPSSQLMSVAGNLLYMGLAVMGGLWMPISLFPEWMQAIGKCLPTYQLMELIKTFLNKGQVNVFASVYLTLFTLVLFALVIIYRRHSEVRS; via the coding sequence ATGAAACGCATGAAAGCTCTTGGCGTGGTTGAGTGGCATTTAACTAAACGCCAAGCCATTTATTACTTGTTATCAATTGGGATGCCTACGGCCTTTTATCTCTTCTTTTCAGGGATGTACCAGGACACACCAGGGGCACCCGCTCACTTTATGAGGGATTATCTCCTCTCCATGACGGCATTTTCTATGATGTCTACGGCTATCTTTTCTTTTCCAACAGTTCTTGAAACCGATCGACTCAACAATTGGCAAAAAGTCTTGCGCCATACCCCCGTATCTATGGTAGAATATTATTTAATAAAGGTTGTGGGTCTCTTTGTCGATTTTCTTCTATCGATTGGAGTTGTCTTTACCGTGGGCCATGTGGTGCGCCATGTGGACATGCCCCTCCAGGATTGGGTCTTGTCGGCCTTTATTCTCATCCTAGGAAGCCTAGCTTTTGTAGCGATCGGCCTCGTTTTGACCCTGCTTCCTTCTAGTCAATTGATGTCGGTCGCGGGCAATCTCCTTTACATGGGGCTGGCTGTCATGGGTGGCCTTTGGATGCCCATTAGCCTCTTTCCAGAATGGATGCAAGCCATTGGCAAATGCCTGCCAACCTATCAATTGATGGAACTGATCAAGACCTTTTTAAACAAGGGGCAGGTCAATGTCTTTGCGAGTGTCTATTTAACCTTGTTTACCCTGGTCTTGTTTGCCCTTGTTATCATCTATCGTCGTCATTCTGAGGTTCGTTCATGA
- a CDS encoding sensor histidine kinase, which translates to MRENDWLFVLIVSLFIAVMTFSMVRMEMMEELKADHAKQNAQINLLLAENERHRIGRDLHDSLGHTFAMLSVKADLADQFLALGQVEKAQEQVQEIQAISQESMHQVREIVENLKQRTLARELETVKQMLEVAQIKVEIQNELDTASISPILESTLAMVSLELATNMIKHAKATQALLSYRSTETGVEMVAEDNGIGFATVSDKDLHSIRERIALLGGELEISHQHKPTRIEIRIPYQERK; encoded by the coding sequence ATGAGAGAAAATGATTGGCTTTTTGTCCTGATCGTCTCTTTGTTTATCGCGGTTATGACCTTTAGTATGGTCCGGATGGAGATGATGGAAGAGTTGAAAGCTGACCATGCCAAGCAAAACGCCCAGATCAATCTCTTGTTGGCAGAAAACGAGCGCCATCGGATTGGCCGTGATCTGCATGACAGTCTAGGACACACCTTTGCCATGCTCAGTGTCAAGGCGGACCTAGCTGATCAATTCTTAGCATTGGGTCAGGTTGAGAAGGCCCAGGAGCAGGTGCAAGAGATTCAAGCCATCAGTCAAGAGTCCATGCACCAAGTCCGAGAGATTGTCGAGAACTTGAAGCAGCGAACCCTGGCAAGAGAGCTAGAAACCGTCAAGCAAATGCTGGAAGTGGCTCAAATCAAAGTTGAGATTCAAAATGAGCTTGATACAGCCAGCATCTCGCCGATTCTAGAATCTACTCTGGCCATGGTATCTCTGGAATTAGCTACCAATATGATCAAACACGCTAAAGCGACGCAGGCCCTTCTCTCTTATCGCTCCACCGAGACAGGTGTGGAAATGGTCGCAGAAGATAATGGCATCGGCTTTGCCACAGTCTCCGATAAAGACCTGCACTCGATTCGCGAACGGATTGCCTTGTTGGGAGGAGAGCTGGAGATCAGTCATCAACACAAGCCGACCCGGATAGAAATACGGATCCCCTATCAAGAAAGGAAATAA
- a CDS encoding response regulator transcription factor has translation MRLLVAEDQSMLRDALCQLLLLQEDVEDVLQAGDGQEAIHLLETHPVDIAILDIEMPIKTGLEVLEWAKSQQPQLKVVIVTTFKRPGYFERALKAGVDAYVLKERRITDLMATLHAVLAGQKEYSPELMEGILTHPNPLSPQEKAVLKEVAKGASNQEIADRLFLSNGTIRNYMSAILTKLDAENRTEAAKIAQEKGWL, from the coding sequence ATGCGCTTATTAGTTGCTGAAGACCAAAGTATGTTGCGCGATGCGCTCTGCCAGCTCTTGCTCCTACAAGAGGATGTGGAAGATGTCTTGCAGGCTGGCGATGGGCAAGAGGCTATTCATTTACTCGAAACACATCCAGTCGATATTGCGATTTTAGATATCGAAATGCCCATCAAAACAGGGTTAGAAGTGTTGGAATGGGCTAAAAGTCAACAACCCCAGCTCAAGGTCGTCATCGTTACCACCTTTAAGCGACCGGGCTATTTTGAGCGGGCCCTCAAGGCTGGAGTGGATGCCTATGTCTTAAAAGAACGCCGCATTACGGATTTGATGGCGACTCTTCATGCAGTTTTAGCAGGGCAAAAAGAATATTCGCCTGAATTAATGGAAGGGATCTTGACCCATCCCAATCCTCTAAGCCCTCAAGAAAAGGCAGTTTTAAAAGAAGTCGCAAAAGGGGCTTCTAACCAAGAAATTGCTGATCGCTTATTCCTCTCAAACGGGACCATCCGCAATTATATGTCAGCCATTCTGACCAAGTTGGATGCGGAAAACCGGACTGAGGCGGCAAAAATTGCCCAAGAAAAGGGTTGGTTATAA